The Geotalea uraniireducens Rf4 genome window below encodes:
- a CDS encoding LytTR family transcriptional regulator DNA-binding domain-containing protein, giving the protein MGRSTLLNIIEHIEPGIVILNPDMSVSHINRMFMLLFSGVPLEQLFQGDIPGFHREETRSRVGEMLRLAKDAKRQIPLSLKIIRNDGQDRYLLIKLIPLVDREMADEKISALFYDITPYIADERKLTRVPVTSRGEIHLLKPEEIVYFKADNIYTTVRTESGEYHCDLSLGAVEKRLSQEMFHRIHRSYLVNIAKVRKVLRDPSECSVEIAGSEVRLPISRDKMQEFLVAVGLK; this is encoded by the coding sequence ATGGGGAGAAGCACCCTTCTCAACATAATCGAGCATATCGAACCGGGGATCGTCATCCTGAACCCGGATATGAGCGTATCCCACATCAACCGTATGTTCATGCTTCTCTTCAGCGGTGTCCCCCTGGAACAGCTGTTCCAGGGGGACATCCCGGGTTTTCACAGAGAGGAAACCCGCAGCAGGGTCGGCGAAATGCTCCGCCTCGCCAAAGATGCGAAACGGCAGATCCCCCTCTCCCTCAAAATCATCCGCAACGACGGCCAGGACCGCTATCTTCTCATCAAGCTGATCCCGCTGGTTGATAGGGAGATGGCCGACGAGAAGATCAGCGCGCTTTTTTACGATATCACGCCGTATATCGCGGACGAGCGGAAGCTGACGCGGGTTCCGGTCACCTCCCGCGGAGAAATTCACCTCCTCAAGCCGGAAGAGATCGTCTATTTCAAGGCGGACAATATTTACACCACGGTCCGGACCGAATCCGGCGAGTATCACTGCGACCTCTCCCTCGGCGCAGTGGAAAAGCGCCTCTCCCAGGAGATGTTCCACCGCATCCATCGGAGTTACCTGGTCAATATCGCCAAGGTGCGCAAGGTCCTGCGCGATCCGTCCGAATGTTCGGTCGAGATCGCCGGGAGCGAGGTACGCCTCCCGATCAGCCGGGACAAGATGCAGGAGTTTCTGGTCGCTGTCGGGTTGAAGTAG
- a CDS encoding YitT family protein — MKTFIRESINFLLIVLGILSAGMGIKGFLLSSHFIDGGVTGISMLLANVLGYPLSILILLINLPFIALGYRQIGGVFALKSALAIAGLSVCLAFVNYPYVTPDKLLTAVFGGFFIGAGIGLAIRGGAVLDGTEIAALLVSKGSHLLKVGDVILILNIFIFSAAAIFLGIDSALYSVLTYFAASKTIDFLIHGIEEYNAIIIMSEKSDEIREAIVRVLSRGVTIYNGRGGMTGKPMRILYCVVTRLEIGRVKNVINEIDGAAFIVIHPLADAAGGIIKKTALH, encoded by the coding sequence ATGAAAACGTTTATTCGGGAATCAATAAATTTCCTTCTGATTGTATTGGGAATTCTTTCGGCGGGGATGGGCATTAAAGGGTTTTTGCTGTCGAGCCACTTCATAGATGGCGGCGTAACCGGCATTTCCATGTTGCTGGCCAATGTGCTTGGCTATCCGTTGTCGATCCTTATCCTGCTTATCAATCTTCCGTTCATCGCGCTGGGCTATCGCCAGATTGGCGGGGTGTTCGCATTGAAAAGCGCACTTGCGATTGCGGGGTTATCCGTATGTCTTGCCTTTGTCAACTATCCGTATGTAACCCCTGACAAGCTTTTGACAGCCGTTTTCGGCGGTTTTTTTATCGGTGCCGGGATTGGCCTTGCAATTCGCGGTGGCGCTGTTCTTGACGGTACTGAAATAGCAGCGTTGCTGGTCAGCAAGGGTAGTCATCTGCTGAAAGTCGGCGATGTTATCCTCATCCTGAATATTTTCATCTTTTCCGCTGCCGCCATTTTTCTCGGCATCGATTCGGCGCTCTATTCGGTCCTGACATACTTTGCGGCATCGAAAACAATCGATTTTCTGATCCACGGCATCGAGGAATACAACGCCATTATCATCATGTCCGAAAAGAGTGATGAAATCAGGGAAGCTATCGTACGTGTCCTGAGTCGTGGCGTGACGATCTACAATGGCCGCGGCGGAATGACCGGCAAGCCGATGCGTATACTCTACTGTGTCGTTACCAGGTTGGAAATCGGCAGGGTCAAGAACGTTATCAATGAGATTGACGGAGCGGCATTTATTGTAATTCACCCGTTGGCAGATGCAGCCGGTGGCATTATCAAGAAAACCGCCCTGCATTGA
- a CDS encoding DUF3124 domain-containing protein, producing the protein MIHRVLHKRRLLMGLLWLILLSSFCQIAFASSEYRLSKGQTLYVPVYSNIFSAPKKVPFNLATILSIRNTDMSNPINIIAADYYDTKGKLVRKYYQKSITLAPLESTDIFIPEEDTTGGTGANFIVKWNSQKEVNVPIIESVMIGMKSGQGISFVSPGQEIKETAR; encoded by the coding sequence ATACACCGCGTTCTGCACAAAAGGCGACTCCTCATGGGTTTACTTTGGCTTATCCTGCTTTCGTCTTTTTGCCAAATCGCCTTCGCATCATCGGAATACAGGCTTTCAAAAGGACAGACCCTTTATGTGCCCGTCTATTCGAACATTTTCAGCGCTCCCAAAAAAGTTCCGTTTAATTTGGCGACAATCTTAAGTATTCGCAATACAGACATGTCAAATCCTATCAACATCATTGCCGCAGATTACTATGATACCAAGGGAAAATTAGTGAGAAAATATTACCAGAAGTCAATAACCTTGGCCCCTTTGGAGTCAACGGATATTTTCATCCCTGAAGAAGATACAACGGGCGGGACTGGTGCAAATTTTATCGTCAAATGGAATTCGCAAAAAGAGGTGAACGTTCCCATCATTGAAAGTGTGATGATCGGCATGAAATCCGGGCAGGGCATTTCTTTTGTAAGTCCGGGCCAGGAAATCAAAGAAACTGCCCGATGA
- the cooS gene encoding anaerobic carbon-monoxide dehydrogenase catalytic subunit, which produces MDEVKAIKDDHRSVDPAAVEMLRIADREGYSNVWERYEKQQPQCSYGQLGTCCRICSMGPCRIDPFGEGPTHGVCGATADTIVARNLARMAAVGSSSHSDHGRKVALLLRAVANGTNTDYHITDPDKLMAVAARLGIPTAGRQQMEIAADVAKVAIDCFGNQEEEPLVFLQKYMPVKRFERLKELERALYESTGAKTGFLPRGIDREAVDILHRTHFGCDHDPLSLVAQSIRCSLSDGWGGSLIATELQDILLGTPTIKSVKANLGVLEEESVNVVVHGHEPILSAKVAEMALSAENRQAAEAVGAKRVNVVGLCCTGNEVLLRQGVGMAGNESHSELAIMTGAVDAMVVDVQCIFPALADLASCFHTKFITTSEQAKIPGALHIQFDEHHADVIASRIIKTAIDAFPNRNKGRVYIPKHTATAVVGFTVEEILKALGGTLQPLIDLIVSGTIKGVAGIVGCNNVKVQQDHFHRVLTTELLKRDILVIGTGCWAVAAAKAGLMDLSAQKLAGPGLKAVCKQLGIPPVLHMGSCVDCSRMLNLAGAIADHLKVDISDLPLVGSAPEWTTEKAVAIGAYFVGSGIPVHLWPLPPILGGPAVTKILTQDAKDLLGGWFFVEEDPVAAADQMERIVMQRRSALGI; this is translated from the coding sequence ATGGACGAGGTGAAAGCAATAAAAGATGACCACAGGAGCGTGGACCCGGCAGCGGTGGAGATGTTGCGGATCGCAGACCGTGAAGGGTACTCCAACGTCTGGGAACGGTATGAGAAGCAGCAGCCTCAATGCAGTTATGGCCAACTCGGAACCTGCTGCCGTATCTGCTCCATGGGGCCCTGTCGCATCGACCCGTTCGGCGAAGGGCCGACCCACGGCGTCTGCGGAGCAACCGCCGATACCATCGTGGCCCGTAACCTGGCGCGCATGGCGGCGGTAGGCTCTTCCTCCCACTCGGATCATGGCCGTAAAGTGGCGCTGCTGCTCAGGGCCGTGGCAAACGGAACCAACACCGATTACCATATCACCGATCCCGATAAGCTGATGGCCGTTGCCGCCCGCCTCGGCATCCCGACTGCCGGACGCCAACAGATGGAAATCGCCGCGGATGTCGCAAAAGTCGCCATCGACTGCTTCGGCAACCAGGAAGAAGAGCCGCTCGTATTCCTGCAAAAGTACATGCCCGTAAAGCGCTTTGAACGACTGAAGGAACTGGAGAGGGCGCTGTACGAGTCAACCGGTGCGAAAACCGGCTTCCTGCCGCGTGGTATCGACCGCGAGGCTGTTGATATCCTGCACCGCACCCATTTCGGCTGCGACCACGACCCGCTCTCGCTGGTGGCCCAGTCAATCCGCTGCTCCCTCTCCGACGGCTGGGGAGGCTCATTGATCGCCACCGAGCTGCAGGATATCCTCCTCGGAACCCCCACCATAAAATCGGTCAAGGCAAACCTGGGTGTGTTGGAAGAAGAGAGCGTCAACGTTGTGGTTCATGGCCATGAACCGATCCTGTCGGCCAAGGTTGCAGAGATGGCTCTCTCAGCCGAGAATCGCCAGGCAGCGGAAGCCGTTGGTGCAAAACGGGTCAACGTGGTCGGGCTGTGCTGCACGGGGAACGAGGTATTGCTTCGACAGGGTGTAGGCATGGCGGGAAACGAATCACACAGTGAGCTGGCAATCATGACCGGAGCGGTGGATGCCATGGTCGTGGACGTGCAGTGCATCTTTCCCGCGCTCGCCGATCTCGCCTCCTGCTTCCATACAAAATTCATCACCACCAGCGAACAGGCCAAGATCCCCGGCGCGCTTCACATCCAGTTCGACGAGCATCATGCGGACGTGATTGCCAGCCGGATCATCAAGACCGCCATCGACGCTTTCCCCAACCGGAACAAGGGGCGGGTTTATATCCCGAAGCATACGGCAACCGCAGTGGTAGGCTTCACTGTCGAAGAGATTCTGAAGGCACTGGGCGGCACCCTCCAGCCGCTCATCGACCTGATCGTCAGCGGCACCATCAAGGGGGTGGCCGGCATTGTCGGCTGCAACAACGTAAAGGTGCAGCAGGACCATTTCCACCGCGTTCTCACCACGGAACTCCTGAAGCGCGACATCCTGGTGATCGGCACCGGCTGCTGGGCAGTTGCCGCCGCCAAGGCCGGTCTGATGGACCTTTCGGCTCAGAAACTGGCCGGACCGGGACTGAAGGCGGTCTGCAAACAACTTGGGATTCCGCCGGTCCTCCACATGGGATCGTGCGTGGACTGCTCGCGGATGCTCAACCTGGCCGGGGCCATTGCCGACCATCTCAAGGTCGACATCTCCGACCTGCCGCTGGTCGGCTCTGCGCCGGAGTGGACTACTGAAAAGGCGGTCGCCATCGGCGCCTACTTTGTCGGCTCCGGCATCCCGGTCCATCTTTGGCCGCTCCCCCCCATCCTCGGCGGACCGGCAGTCACGAAGATTCTTACCCAGGATGCGAAAGATCTGCTGGGTGGCTGGTTCTTCGTCGAAGAAGACCCGGTCGCCGCCGCCGACCAGATGGAGCGGATCGTTATGCAGCGGCGCAGCGCGCTCGGAATTTGA
- a CDS encoding ATP-binding protein, translating into MCQPQPEGLRVVITGKGGVGKTTLTSCLATVLAANGINVLAVDEDPQMNLPNALGLDHEAASRIVPLNLHADYIEEKTGIRPGRSGWGAMFKLNPDVEDVVERFGLKIRDNLNLLVMGTVKQAGGGCLCAENVLLDATIRHLALRRNDAILLDTQAGMEHFGRALSKGFGQCLVVADNTFNALTVACHSAALARQTGIPLVYLVVNRIAPGGSAKLERFQKENGCRLEETFDAIVELPAEPALEALDPDVTRIMEDRESRYAAAVTSLASLLNAPPCSCSASATTHHHAH; encoded by the coding sequence ATGTGCCAACCACAACCCGAAGGACTGCGCGTAGTGATCACCGGCAAGGGCGGGGTGGGAAAAACCACCCTCACCTCCTGCCTGGCAACGGTGCTCGCCGCCAACGGCATCAACGTCCTGGCCGTGGACGAAGACCCGCAGATGAACCTGCCCAATGCGCTTGGGCTCGACCATGAGGCGGCATCCCGGATCGTGCCGCTGAACCTCCATGCCGACTACATCGAGGAAAAGACCGGTATCCGCCCCGGTCGGAGCGGCTGGGGGGCGATGTTCAAGCTGAACCCGGACGTCGAGGACGTTGTGGAACGATTCGGCCTAAAAATCCGCGACAACCTCAACCTGCTGGTGATGGGGACCGTAAAGCAGGCAGGCGGCGGCTGCCTCTGCGCCGAGAACGTGCTGCTGGACGCGACGATCCGCCACCTGGCGCTCCGTCGCAACGATGCAATCCTTCTCGATACCCAGGCAGGCATGGAGCATTTCGGACGGGCCTTGTCCAAGGGGTTCGGGCAGTGCCTGGTGGTTGCCGACAATACCTTCAACGCCCTGACCGTGGCCTGCCATTCCGCGGCTTTGGCCCGACAGACCGGTATTCCGCTTGTCTATCTGGTGGTGAACCGGATCGCCCCCGGGGGAAGCGCCAAACTTGAGCGGTTCCAGAAGGAGAATGGATGCCGCCTTGAGGAGACATTCGACGCCATCGTCGAACTCCCTGCCGAGCCCGCGCTTGAAGCCCTCGATCCGGATGTTACCAGGATCATGGAGGACCGGGAGAGTAGATACGCAGCAGCGGTCACATCATTGGCCTCGCTGCTGAATGCTCCGCCGTGCAGCTGTTCGGCCAGCGCAACAACACATCATCACGCTCATTAA
- a CDS encoding helix-turn-helix domain-containing protein produces MVANSYLAILRFSIFILWLLAFPMNGFLLGKTGPEHPFLFFVIPHALALFAIRFLINNRFFPVVVNVAIGTVVAGTALFPYAGNRALPLLALLGVAAAGLLVKSIGDMGLVANPPLAGAICMAGGNLALLLLMKLPLTPQAIHLLLALLLLVPLFSPTPRCGAEEKDSFVGYLPFLFVYQLVSGVMYGSLMATYNRYAFLDGIELLFYAGTAFIGAYLVRKGKDALLVLGILGGMLSFPLLQIRGGLSVNLSMFAFQSSAGFIDLFILVLLFTRTDTLRAAGPVFGTVCAGIAGGYIISDAIGGEGSLVVGSANLILTIAVFIFVFFVRKRGTEREVRPEPEESRQRPAGINLSPALKKRLSGQEQAVLYCVLRKMTFRETAEDLSLSESSVKTYMKRIYEKTGVTGKEELFTVLANGGSGTGNKDE; encoded by the coding sequence ATGGTCGCAAATTCATATCTAGCAATTCTGCGATTCTCCATATTTATCCTCTGGCTTCTCGCCTTTCCCATGAACGGCTTCCTCCTGGGGAAAACCGGCCCTGAACATCCCTTCCTGTTTTTTGTCATCCCCCATGCACTTGCCCTTTTCGCCATAAGATTTCTCATTAACAACCGGTTCTTCCCGGTGGTCGTGAACGTCGCGATCGGCACCGTCGTCGCCGGTACAGCGCTCTTTCCCTATGCCGGCAATCGGGCTCTGCCCCTGCTCGCGCTACTCGGGGTTGCCGCAGCGGGTCTGTTGGTCAAGTCAATAGGGGATATGGGCCTTGTCGCCAACCCGCCCCTGGCCGGAGCCATCTGCATGGCCGGTGGAAATCTGGCACTGCTGCTACTCATGAAATTACCGTTGACGCCGCAGGCCATCCACCTCTTGCTGGCGCTGTTGCTCCTCGTCCCTCTTTTTTCACCGACTCCCCGCTGCGGAGCGGAGGAAAAGGATTCATTTGTCGGGTATCTGCCGTTCCTGTTCGTGTATCAGCTGGTGAGCGGCGTCATGTACGGCTCTCTCATGGCCACATACAACCGGTACGCCTTCCTTGACGGAATAGAGCTTCTCTTCTATGCGGGGACTGCATTTATCGGTGCGTATCTGGTACGCAAGGGAAAGGATGCACTTCTGGTGCTCGGTATCCTGGGGGGAATGCTCTCCTTTCCCCTGCTCCAGATCAGGGGGGGACTCTCCGTCAACCTGAGCATGTTCGCGTTTCAGAGTTCAGCGGGCTTCATCGATCTCTTTATCCTCGTTCTTCTGTTCACCCGCACCGACACTCTTCGTGCTGCCGGCCCGGTCTTCGGGACTGTCTGTGCCGGGATTGCCGGTGGATACATCATATCCGACGCCATTGGCGGAGAGGGAAGCCTGGTCGTCGGTTCGGCAAATCTGATACTTACGATCGCCGTCTTTATCTTCGTTTTCTTTGTCCGGAAGAGGGGAACGGAAAGGGAGGTTCGTCCCGAGCCGGAAGAAAGCCGGCAGCGACCTGCCGGCATCAACCTCTCTCCGGCCCTCAAAAAGCGTCTGTCGGGACAGGAACAGGCGGTCCTCTACTGCGTGCTCCGGAAAATGACATTCCGTGAAACGGCAGAGGACCTCTCCCTTTCTGAATCTTCCGTCAAGACCTACATGAAAAGGATCTATGAAAAGACGGGGGTTACCGGTAAAGAAGAGCTTTTCACCGTGCTTGCCAACGGGGGGAGTGGCACTGGCAACAAGGATGAATAA
- a CDS encoding cupin domain-containing protein: protein MKNARLALAALCMLTAGAFGAIAHADDYQGVKATRILTSATASNGQKLSYLKTDNPEVTAMIVEIPPGAETGWHTHAVPVYAYMLAGSITVEMEGGKKYEFKEGEAIFEVRNTPHNGRNNGTQTARLVVFYTGEVGKPNVTRMKGPGF from the coding sequence ATGAAAAACGCAAGACTGGCTTTAGCGGCACTTTGCATGCTCACAGCGGGCGCATTCGGGGCAATAGCCCATGCCGACGACTATCAGGGGGTCAAGGCCACCAGGATTCTCACATCAGCCACCGCTTCCAACGGCCAGAAGTTGAGCTATCTCAAGACCGACAATCCGGAGGTCACGGCGATGATCGTCGAGATTCCTCCCGGCGCTGAAACCGGCTGGCACACGCATGCCGTGCCGGTTTACGCCTATATGCTCGCAGGGAGCATCACCGTGGAGATGGAAGGGGGAAAGAAATATGAATTCAAGGAAGGGGAAGCCATCTTCGAAGTAAGGAACACCCCCCACAACGGCCGCAACAACGGCACCCAGACCGCCAGGCTGGTGGTCTTCTACACGGGAGAAGTCGGGAAACCGAATGTTACACGAATGAAGGGGCCGGGATTTTAA
- a CDS encoding 4Fe-4S dicluster domain-containing protein: MKRIFVDYKKCLACKACETACAVEHHPGHSLLATLCDHKTQVNVRVLGIDHEAFPLSCRHCDPADCLNACPSGAISRDQESGAVLLDASLCKACAMCAMVCPFDAISFKVTHRSQYNRDVAYKCDLCNERIKEGKKPACVEACHSGALVYAEHDSMRGKHAAKSLRTYLLGAEGMPPHIELFRELRRKEFARRRGGE; encoded by the coding sequence ATGAAACGGATATTTGTCGATTACAAGAAGTGCCTGGCCTGCAAGGCCTGTGAAACCGCTTGCGCAGTGGAACATCACCCCGGCCACAGCCTGTTGGCCACCCTGTGCGACCACAAAACCCAGGTGAACGTTCGGGTGTTGGGCATCGACCACGAGGCATTTCCTCTCTCCTGCCGCCACTGCGACCCGGCGGACTGCCTTAACGCCTGCCCGTCAGGAGCAATCAGCCGCGATCAGGAAAGTGGCGCGGTACTCCTTGACGCCTCACTTTGCAAGGCGTGCGCGATGTGCGCCATGGTCTGCCCCTTCGACGCCATTTCGTTCAAGGTTACGCACCGCTCGCAGTACAATCGCGACGTAGCCTATAAATGCGACCTCTGCAACGAGCGGATAAAGGAGGGAAAGAAACCGGCCTGCGTGGAGGCCTGCCATTCGGGGGCGCTGGTTTATGCCGAGCATGACTCGATGAGAGGCAAGCACGCAGCCAAAAGCCTCCGGACTTATCTGCTCGGGGCAGAAGGGATGCCTCCGCATATCGAACTGTTCAGGGAGCTGCGCCGGAAAGAGTTCGCACGGCGTCGGGGTGGTGAGTAA
- the ilvB gene encoding biosynthetic-type acetolactate synthase large subunit, with product MKTGAQILLECLKREGVDTIFGYPGAKTLLVHDALYDDPDLRHILVRHEQGAAHAADGYARTTGKVGVCLTTSGPGATNLVTGIATAHMDSIPLVALTCQVATTDIGSDAFQEADMIGITRPITKHNYLVTDVKELAGIVHEAFSVARTLRPGPILIDLPSNVLAAKTVPVIPETVARRGYRSRVSVNDKQLKKAAEIINRAKRPLIYAGGGITLAGASAELRALAAKGGIPVTHTLMAIGVMDPASPLSIGMLGMYGAWHANRAVHDCDCLVAIGARFDDRVTGRLDGFAPRADIIHIDIDPSSIRKVTNRALPIVGDAKEAMALLAGLLEVRDRSAWQARIAAWEQEAPLPRPKREHLVPHEIMAALGEACGPTPIVASDVGLSQMWTANYLGFSAPRRFITSGGLGTMGYALPAAMGAVLGNPGETVIAITGDGAFQMNIQELATCAYYNIPVKTIVLNNGKLGMVRQFQNIFLKQRYAATDLGKHVDFCMVARGFGVEALRVSRKEELAPALRRAMAIAGPVVVDVEIDPDCYSFPMVPPGKSSVEMIFAPEDWQG from the coding sequence ATGAAGACAGGAGCACAGATTCTGCTGGAATGCCTCAAACGCGAGGGGGTGGACACCATCTTCGGCTATCCCGGAGCCAAGACCCTGCTGGTCCATGACGCCCTCTACGACGACCCCGATCTGCGCCACATCCTTGTCCGCCATGAACAGGGGGCGGCCCATGCCGCAGACGGCTATGCCCGGACTACCGGCAAGGTCGGGGTCTGCCTCACCACCTCCGGCCCCGGCGCGACGAACCTCGTGACCGGCATCGCCACGGCCCACATGGACTCGATTCCGCTGGTGGCTCTCACCTGCCAGGTCGCAACCACCGACATCGGGAGCGACGCATTCCAGGAGGCCGACATGATCGGGATCACCAGACCAATCACCAAACATAATTATCTGGTTACCGATGTAAAAGAGCTCGCCGGGATCGTTCACGAGGCATTCTCCGTAGCCCGTACCCTGCGCCCCGGGCCGATTCTCATAGACCTCCCGAGCAACGTACTGGCGGCGAAAACCGTTCCGGTCATCCCGGAGACGGTTGCGCGGCGCGGCTACCGGAGCAGGGTATCCGTGAACGACAAGCAGTTGAAAAAAGCGGCGGAGATCATCAACCGGGCGAAACGTCCCCTCATCTACGCCGGTGGCGGCATCACCCTGGCCGGGGCGTCTGCCGAACTGCGCGCCCTCGCGGCAAAAGGGGGCATCCCGGTCACCCACACCCTCATGGCTATCGGCGTCATGGACCCGGCTTCGCCCCTCTCCATCGGGATGCTCGGGATGTACGGCGCCTGGCACGCGAACCGGGCCGTGCACGACTGCGATTGCCTCGTGGCGATCGGCGCCCGATTCGATGACCGGGTAACGGGGCGGCTCGACGGTTTCGCTCCCCGGGCCGACATCATCCATATCGACATCGACCCGTCATCCATCCGCAAGGTGACCAACAGGGCGCTACCCATTGTGGGAGATGCAAAGGAAGCAATGGCGCTTTTGGCCGGCTTGCTGGAGGTGCGGGACAGGAGCGCCTGGCAGGCCCGGATAGCTGCCTGGGAGCAGGAGGCGCCGCTCCCCCGGCCAAAGCGGGAGCACCTTGTTCCTCACGAGATCATGGCGGCTCTGGGAGAGGCGTGCGGGCCAACACCCATTGTCGCCTCGGACGTGGGGCTCTCCCAGATGTGGACCGCCAATTACCTCGGCTTCTCCGCTCCCCGTCGTTTCATAACGAGTGGCGGGCTCGGCACCATGGGGTACGCCCTTCCCGCTGCCATGGGGGCGGTCCTCGGCAATCCGGGGGAGACGGTCATCGCCATCACCGGCGACGGCGCGTTCCAGATGAACATTCAGGAGCTGGCGACCTGCGCCTACTACAACATCCCGGTAAAGACCATCGTTCTCAACAACGGCAAACTCGGCATGGTTCGGCAGTTTCAGAATATCTTCCTGAAGCAGCGTTATGCGGCGACCGACCTGGGAAAACATGTGGATTTCTGCATGGTGGCCAGGGGGTTCGGTGTGGAAGCACTCAGGGTAAGCCGCAAGGAGGAGCTGGCGCCGGCACTCAGACGGGCCATGGCCATTGCCGGCCCGGTGGTGGTCGACGTGGAGATCGACCCGGACTGCTACTCTTTCCCCATGGTTCCGCCGGGAAAAAGTTCGGTTGAGATGATCTTCGCACCGGAAGATTGGCAGGGATGA